The genomic interval GCAGCCGGACGAAATACTCTACGAAGAGATTAAGCCGATCGACATCCTTGCCCTGGCTTTCGAGCAGATCCGCGATCGGTGCGGTTTTTTCTGCGAAGAAATGACCCACCGCCTCGCGAATGAGTTCGTCCTTGCCCTTGAAGTGATGGTAGAGGTTGGCTGGCGTGACACCTACCTTTGTCGCCACGTCGCGCATGGACACCGCGCTGTAGCCGAGATCGGCGTAGAGCTGCGCGGATGTTTCAAGAATCGCGGCTCGCGTATCGGCGACTTGCATTACGACCTCCATCAGCTTCCTGAACGTTCGTTAAGCACGAAATATTGGAGACGTTGATCTGGGTCAATTGAAAAGTTCGTTCGTATGAACTATCTTATGAGTAGACGAAGGAGCGACGCCGATGAGCACCCATCCAGACCAGCAGAGCGGTCATGAGGCCCGAAGCGCCAAAACACGCGCGCATCTAATCGAGGCTGCAATCGATGTAATCGGGGCAGTTGGTTACGAAGGTGCAAGCACCCGCGCATTGGCGAAAGCAGCAAACACGACGCTTTCGGCAATCCCCTATCATTTTGGCGGGAAGAAAGAGCTTTATCTGGCCGCTGCAGCGGCGATTGCGGATTACGCGGCTGGACGCTTCGAGGAAGCGGTCGGCGTTCTGGACAACAATCATTCCGCTGACGGTGCGCTGCGCCTGGAAATGGCGCTCATCAATCTTCTCCATATCATCGTGGAAGATGCCGAACCCCATTCATGGACATCGTTCGTCGCCCGCTGCACCTATGACAACGATGAAGCCTTCGTTCTCATCTACGAGCGAGCAGTTGGTCCGATGCTGGAGCGCCTGATGCGCGCGGCCAGCGAGATTTCCGGACGCTCCCCTGAAGATGAGGCGCTGCGGCTGCGTATCAGCGCGATCGTGACGGCGATTGCCGGCTTCAGGTTTTTGCGCGGCATCATGCTGCGCGGCATGTCGTGGACGGAGGTTCCGGCGAGCGGCGTCGAGCAGATCGAAGGCATGGTCCGCGATCTCTGCCGCAGCGACTTTCTTTCGATCCATCGCAGTCAATGACGGACCGCTCGCAAAGTGGTGCGTTTCAAATATTCATCCTCATTACAGTCAGAAAAGGAAACATCCTATGAGTGATCAGTTCAATGCCCATGAAACCGTCTCCTGGGCCAAGCAGCGTCTCGACGATGTCGATACCATCATCTCCAAGGTCGAAAAGACGTCCGGCAAGCTGAAGGAGGATGCCCGGACCCAGGCCGACGCGGCGCTCGCACGCCTTCAGGCATCCCGCGCCAAGGTCAAAAGCTACTACGACCAGCTCCGCTTGGAGGCTGCCGTTGTCAAGAGCGGTGTCGAGGATGTACGGGACGCGCTCGATGCGGAATGGATCGAGGTCGAATCCGCCTTCCAGGCCTTCCTGTCTGCCGCGAAGGATCAGGCTGATACCGTGCGCGATGTCGTCGTGGCGCGGGCCGAGGCGCAGCGCAAATCCTGGGAAGCGTCGTTCAGCGAACTGCGCGAGCAGGCGGAGAACGCCGTGGAGAAAGCCCGCGAGGAACTGGACGCCGCCATCAAGCGGCTGTCCGACGAAGCCGAAAAGTTCCAGGCGCGGATCGGTGAGGCGAAGGATGCCGGCGACGAATCCTGGACTGCGGTGAAGGCCGGCCTTGCCGATGCCAGGGCTGTCCACGACCGCACGATCCAGAAGATCAAGGATGCCTTCTCGAAGCTGCTGTGATCGGCGCGCTTCCGATGGTCAACCACAAAAGCTCAAGGAGAACAAGACAATGAAACTCCGATTATCCGCTGTTGCGCTGGCGCTTCTCGCCCAGACCGCAGTTTTTGCCGCACCGGTTGCATTTGCGCAGGATACCACCTCGCAAACCCAGCCAGCAGCCCAGGACGATCCCTCGCTTGCACGACAGGCCATCGAATGGTCGCAGGACAGGCTTACCGAACTCGACGTCAGCATCACCATTCTGGAGAAGGATGCGGCGAGGCTTCAAGGTGAAGCCAGCGAGCGCGCGGAAGCCGCGCTGAAGACGCTTCGCGAGCGGCGCGACGCATACCGCGCCAAGGCGGATGAAGCCGCGGCCAGCGCCAGATCCTGGACGGACGCACAGGTTGCCGAAGCCCGCAGGTCGCTCGACGAGAGCTGGGCCGCGTTCCAGACCACGCGGGATGAATATCTCGAAGCGGCAAAATCCGATCTGGCGACCCGAAGGGCAATCCTGGAAGCCGAACTCGAAGCCCGGCAGAAAGCATGGCAGACGTCGATCGACGGCCTTAGGGCGGACGCAGAGAAGCTCGCCGCCGACCAGCGCGCGGCGATCGACGCGAGGATCGCCGACCTGAACGCCAGGATCGACGACGCCAGGGCCGAGGCGCGCGCACGCATCGGGCGGCTCCAGGATGCGTCGGCGGAGGCATGGGAGACGGCGAAGCAAGGCTACGCAGATGCGCAGCAACTCTTCCTCGACAACTACGCCTCGATCCGCAAATCCATAGAGGACGCAACGAAATAGTCCCTATGGGCCGGAGGCGGCGGTTCGCCCCAATCCCGCCTCCGGCACAGTTTTAAGGAGAAAGCGAATGAGTTTGATGAGTGAGATCCAGGCCCTGCGCGACGAGTTCCAGGCCCTCGCCCGCAGGGCGCCGTCCGTGAATGGAAATGAAGATCC from Polymorphum gilvum SL003B-26A1 carries:
- a CDS encoding CerR family C-terminal domain-containing protein gives rise to the protein MSTHPDQQSGHEARSAKTRAHLIEAAIDVIGAVGYEGASTRALAKAANTTLSAIPYHFGGKKELYLAAAAAIADYAAGRFEEAVGVLDNNHSADGALRLEMALINLLHIIVEDAEPHSWTSFVARCTYDNDEAFVLIYERAVGPMLERLMRAASEISGRSPEDEALRLRISAIVTAIAGFRFLRGIMLRGMSWTEVPASGVEQIEGMVRDLCRSDFLSIHRSQ